One genomic region from Bacillus aquiflavi encodes:
- a CDS encoding HNH endonuclease: MPKEPRKPCKHNGCPLLTDDKYCEFHAKLHVNDRPNASERGYDNRWRKARKRFLNLNPLCKQCQQKGTLTQATVVDHIKPHRGDQSLFWDQSNWQPLCKRCHDRKTITEDRYPVYTF; this comes from the coding sequence ATGCCGAAGGAACCAAGGAAGCCATGCAAACACAACGGCTGCCCTTTGTTGACCGATGATAAGTACTGCGAGTTTCATGCAAAGCTTCATGTAAATGATAGGCCTAATGCAAGCGAGCGTGGTTATGATAACCGTTGGAGGAAGGCAAGAAAAAGATTCTTGAATTTAAATCCCCTTTGCAAACAATGTCAGCAGAAAGGAACGCTTACCCAAGCTACTGTGGTAGACCACATCAAACCGCACCGAGGGGACCAGAGTTTATTTTGGGATCAAAGCAATTGGCAACCTTTGTGTAAAAGATGCCATGACCGAAAGACAATAACAGAAGATCGGTATCCCGTCTACACCTTTTGA
- a CDS encoding DUF2800 domain-containing protein → MKQKESKENRLSEYLVPIISKDELDCVAERFLKKYYPVALEKPMKVPARRIAKIMGLKVAQVHITQLGTIFGQIYFSDSRIKFYDIETGTYKRAKVKRGTILIDPDVFFMRNIGSVNNTIIHECVHWDLHKKFFELEKLYNREARAISCQVREGARPEKNRTPLDWMEWQANALAPRILMPKKQTRVKIEELIAKYQKCNGKGNSYTIFEAVVEELSVFFEVSKVAAKIRMIDLGYKQAIGVYNYIDEQYVPGHSFDVVALKNNQTFSISAEDVLYEYATKPAFKKILDSGDYLYVNAHVCINDPKYVQRNSAGYATLTEYARNHIDECCLIFDVKAKPNARYGIEYYREAVLFRDAASGAHRWMVCTKSPRLEESMEEETSFYAEEGTLAHELAELKIAKEAGFISKQKYTSRIKRLCQDPLFNEEMEQATEVHKDFCMERFNEARAETKDAVMMLEQRLDFSPWVPDGFGTSDTTIITDKTLEIIDLKYGKGIAVSAIENPQMKLYALGAINQFGFLYDLETIVMTISQPRLDSISSFEMTVDDLLEWAEKEVIPKAELAFAGKGTYCVGDHCRFCKAKATCRARAEENMKLAYLDFQQPPLLTDEEVVEVLGSIDKLVSYAKDIQEFALSQAINENKHWPGMKLVEGRGSRKYMDENAVIEALTASGFDSDVIYKKSLNTITALEKQLGKKAFQELLGSHITKAPGKIKLVREEDKRPEIKASPEADFQ, encoded by the coding sequence ATGAAACAGAAAGAAAGCAAGGAGAACCGACTTTCCGAGTATTTGGTACCTATTATTAGCAAGGACGAGCTGGATTGTGTAGCTGAGAGGTTTCTAAAAAAATATTATCCTGTAGCTCTTGAAAAGCCAATGAAAGTTCCCGCTCGTAGAATAGCAAAGATTATGGGGTTAAAGGTTGCCCAGGTTCATATTACTCAATTGGGTACAATCTTTGGCCAAATATATTTCTCTGATTCACGCATCAAATTCTATGATATTGAAACTGGCACTTATAAGAGAGCAAAAGTTAAAAGAGGAACCATCCTCATCGACCCAGATGTATTTTTTATGCGTAATATTGGTTCCGTGAATAATACCATTATTCACGAATGCGTTCATTGGGATTTACATAAAAAATTCTTTGAACTTGAAAAACTGTATAACCGAGAAGCTCGCGCTATTAGTTGTCAAGTGCGAGAAGGAGCCAGGCCTGAAAAGAATAGAACACCTCTTGATTGGATGGAATGGCAGGCGAACGCCCTTGCGCCAAGAATTTTAATGCCTAAAAAACAAACAAGAGTAAAAATCGAAGAGTTGATTGCGAAATATCAAAAGTGTAATGGGAAAGGCAATTCATATACCATTTTTGAAGCAGTCGTTGAAGAATTATCTGTTTTTTTCGAAGTGTCTAAAGTAGCTGCGAAAATTCGAATGATTGACCTTGGATATAAGCAGGCAATTGGTGTATATAACTATATAGATGAACAATATGTACCAGGCCATTCATTCGATGTAGTGGCTTTAAAAAACAACCAGACATTTTCTATTAGCGCCGAAGATGTTCTCTATGAATATGCTACGAAACCAGCATTCAAAAAGATATTAGATTCAGGGGATTATCTTTATGTAAACGCCCATGTCTGTATCAATGATCCGAAATATGTCCAGAGAAATAGTGCTGGTTACGCAACGCTTACGGAATATGCAAGAAATCATATTGATGAATGTTGTTTGATTTTTGATGTTAAGGCTAAGCCGAACGCCCGATATGGTATTGAATACTATAGAGAGGCTGTACTTTTTCGGGATGCCGCATCCGGTGCGCATAGATGGATGGTGTGCACCAAGTCTCCTAGGCTGGAAGAATCGATGGAAGAGGAAACTTCATTTTACGCTGAGGAAGGAACCCTTGCCCATGAACTTGCAGAATTGAAAATCGCAAAAGAAGCAGGGTTCATTTCAAAGCAGAAATATACCAGCAGGATAAAAAGGCTTTGCCAGGATCCGCTCTTTAATGAAGAAATGGAACAAGCCACCGAAGTGCATAAAGATTTCTGCATGGAACGTTTTAATGAAGCAAGAGCCGAAACAAAGGATGCTGTCATGATGCTAGAACAGCGGCTGGATTTTAGTCCATGGGTGCCCGATGGATTTGGTACTTCTGACACAACGATTATTACCGATAAGACTTTGGAAATCATTGACCTGAAATACGGGAAAGGGATTGCGGTTAGTGCGATTGAAAATCCCCAAATGAAACTATATGCACTCGGAGCCATTAACCAATTTGGTTTCCTATATGATCTTGAAACAATTGTTATGACAATTAGTCAGCCGCGACTTGATAGCATCTCATCTTTTGAAATGACGGTGGATGATCTACTCGAGTGGGCTGAGAAAGAAGTCATCCCGAAGGCGGAATTGGCCTTTGCCGGTAAGGGCACCTATTGCGTAGGCGACCATTGCCGTTTCTGTAAGGCAAAGGCGACCTGTAGGGCAAGAGCAGAAGAAAATATGAAGCTGGCCTATTTGGATTTTCAACAGCCGCCACTCCTAACAGATGAAGAAGTGGTGGAGGTACTTGGCTCCATCGATAAATTAGTCAGCTATGCAAAAGATATCCAGGAATTTGCTCTTTCACAGGCGATAAATGAAAACAAGCACTGGCCCGGCATGAAACTGGTTGAAGGCAGGGGGAGCCGTAAATATATGGATGAAAATGCAGTTATTGAAGCGCTGACTGCTTCCGGATTTGATAGCGATGTGATTTACAAAAAATCGCTCAACACGATTACGGCGCTTGAAAAACAATTGGGCAAAAAGGCATTCCAGGAGTTGCTTGGGTCCCATATCACAAAGGCCCCGGGGAAAATTAAGCTCGTTCGAGAAGAGGACAAGCGTCCAGAAATAAAAGCTTCTCCGGAAGCAGATTTTCAATAA
- a CDS encoding ApeA N-terminal domain 1-containing protein: MKVNLSATGFWKVNNKGAKYTGDLYLNEDEGGIILYIRIPNKGPIMSYLEIPLEISFIVGTTINGAEITLVNCSRISTNSRVGSEEVFGYKAQFMFNGVNFEKEEDIKFSKMIIGIPGIIQWGDVSNYIRPELHQTEGSLIGLDIIDPVKIYSNESYNISYYLTFSDPFYLMSEEITLKQKPHLIIEAQSSKTIEWFMNIANQMKRLIEIAIGSTLSYGSMTVETPDVYYELENGEKHIRPLEVFHAHKHAVNIESSSRRLIKHDYLFSLTELKEANFSKWQHIANIMEPIIELYIDSLYNQNLSVSRHFLNMVQALETYHSRKIAYSLDDFKKRVDKLLEARPRAFWKTDKELLLGGCRNFVILKSRLADLLIADYKFIFHTGNFKLLEFPNSIAQTRNYYTHYDQERENKALKGEELITAFHILRNILEFYLLRELGFKEDFIHERIRERIKPIITSNDIRRADKRRNSQ; encoded by the coding sequence ATGAAAGTAAATTTATCGGCTACGGGCTTTTGGAAAGTCAATAATAAGGGTGCAAAATATACAGGTGACTTATATTTAAATGAGGATGAAGGCGGAATAATATTATATATTCGTATACCCAATAAGGGTCCTATCATGAGCTACTTAGAAATTCCACTTGAAATTTCCTTTATTGTTGGTACTACGATAAACGGCGCTGAGATTACTCTTGTTAATTGTTCGAGAATAAGTACTAATAGCAGAGTAGGATCTGAGGAAGTATTTGGCTACAAAGCTCAATTTATGTTTAATGGTGTAAACTTTGAAAAAGAAGAGGACATAAAGTTTTCCAAAATGATAATAGGCATTCCAGGAATAATTCAATGGGGTGATGTCTCAAATTATATAAGACCTGAATTGCATCAAACAGAAGGTTCTCTTATAGGTTTGGATATTATAGATCCAGTGAAAATATACTCAAATGAATCTTACAATATTTCCTATTATTTAACTTTTAGTGACCCATTTTATCTTATGAGTGAAGAAATCACACTAAAGCAAAAGCCGCACCTTATAATTGAAGCTCAATCCTCAAAAACAATTGAATGGTTTATGAATATAGCTAACCAGATGAAAAGACTTATAGAGATAGCGATAGGCAGTACTTTAAGCTATGGATCGATGACTGTTGAGACTCCCGACGTATATTATGAGCTCGAAAACGGCGAGAAACATATTCGGCCTCTAGAAGTTTTTCATGCCCATAAACATGCTGTAAATATCGAAAGTAGTTCTAGGCGATTAATAAAACATGACTACCTTTTTAGTCTTACCGAATTAAAAGAAGCAAACTTCTCAAAATGGCAACATATAGCGAATATAATGGAGCCTATAATAGAACTTTATATTGACAGTCTATACAATCAGAATTTGTCAGTTAGTAGGCATTTCTTAAATATGGTACAGGCTTTAGAAACTTACCATTCACGAAAAATTGCTTATTCTTTAGATGACTTTAAAAAAAGAGTTGATAAATTATTAGAAGCGAGACCTAGAGCCTTCTGGAAAACTGATAAAGAATTATTGTTAGGTGGTTGCAGAAATTTTGTTATACTAAAAAGTCGCCTAGCCGACCTACTAATAGCAGATTACAAATTCATTTTTCACACAGGAAACTTCAAATTGTTGGAATTCCCCAATTCAATTGCTCAAACTAGGAATTATTATACACACTATGATCAAGAACGAGAGAATAAAGCCCTAAAAGGGGAAGAATTAATAACCGCCTTCCATATTCTACGCAATATACTTGAATTCTATTTACTTAGAGAATTAGGATTTAAAGAAGACTTTATTCACGAAAGAATAAGGGAAAGAATAAAACCAATTATTACTAGTAACGATATTAGAAGAGCTGATAAGAGAAGAAATAGCCAATAA
- a CDS encoding DEAD/DEAH box helicase, which yields MNYQPYHYQDFATQWIIDKKKSALFLEMGMGKSVSTLTAILELMYDYFEVAKVLVIAPLRVASTTWEDEIEKWDHLQELRISKVLGSEKQRVAALYKKADIYIINRENVTWLVERLHSNWPFDMVVIDELSSFKSSKAQRFKSLKKVRPFIKRIVGLTGTPAPNGLIDLWPQIYLLDGGERLGKTVTGYREKYFLPDKRNQMMVYTWKPKEDAEAAIYENLSDICVSMKAKDYLELPERIDNVISVELPKRAKEQYYQLERELILSLEETDILAGSAAVLANKLLQMANGAVYGEDGKVKHIHDEKLKSLDELMEAASGKPVLVFYGYQHDKDRILEHLKKLKPRLLQSDQDIKDWNQGKVHVLLVHPASAGHGLNLQTGGNIIVWFGLTWSLELYQQANARLYRQGQKQTVIVHHIIAKDTIDERVMKALETKDVSQAALIEAVKAKMKQYKARFPDGM from the coding sequence ATGAATTACCAACCGTATCATTATCAGGACTTTGCCACTCAATGGATCATCGATAAAAAGAAATCCGCCCTGTTTCTTGAAATGGGGATGGGCAAATCAGTCTCTACATTAACGGCGATTTTAGAACTGATGTATGACTACTTTGAAGTTGCGAAAGTTCTTGTGATTGCTCCGCTTCGAGTAGCAAGTACTACATGGGAAGATGAGATTGAAAAGTGGGATCATCTCCAGGAACTTCGAATTTCAAAGGTGCTTGGTAGTGAAAAGCAACGTGTGGCGGCTTTGTACAAAAAAGCGGATATTTACATTATCAACCGCGAAAATGTCACTTGGCTAGTTGAACGACTACATTCAAACTGGCCCTTCGATATGGTGGTGATTGATGAGTTATCCAGTTTTAAATCCTCCAAGGCTCAGCGGTTTAAGTCCTTAAAAAAGGTACGACCGTTTATCAAAAGAATCGTCGGGCTAACTGGAACCCCTGCACCGAACGGTCTGATCGATTTGTGGCCACAGATTTATTTACTAGATGGTGGAGAACGATTGGGGAAGACGGTCACCGGATATCGAGAAAAGTACTTCCTTCCGGATAAACGAAACCAAATGATGGTCTACACATGGAAGCCAAAAGAAGATGCGGAAGCTGCCATTTATGAAAACCTCTCCGATATCTGTGTAAGCATGAAAGCTAAGGATTATCTCGAGTTACCCGAACGGATCGATAATGTGATTTCAGTAGAACTGCCAAAGAGGGCAAAGGAACAGTACTACCAGTTAGAAAGGGAATTGATTTTATCCCTAGAAGAGACGGATATTTTAGCTGGGTCTGCGGCAGTGCTAGCCAACAAGCTATTGCAAATGGCTAATGGTGCGGTTTATGGCGAAGATGGAAAAGTGAAACATATTCACGATGAGAAGTTGAAATCATTGGATGAATTGATGGAGGCAGCAAGCGGGAAGCCGGTTCTTGTTTTTTACGGCTATCAACATGATAAGGACAGGATTCTAGAACATTTGAAGAAACTAAAGCCACGACTTCTTCAATCGGATCAAGATATCAAGGACTGGAATCAGGGAAAGGTTCACGTCTTGTTAGTCCATCCTGCATCAGCGGGGCACGGGCTGAACCTTCAAACAGGTGGAAACATTATCGTCTGGTTTGGGTTGACTTGGAGTCTTGAACTCTACCAACAAGCAAATGCAAGACTGTATCGCCAAGGACAAAAGCAAACGGTCATTGTCCATCATATCATTGCAAAAGACACGATTGATGAACGGGTGATGAAAGCCCTGGAAACTAAAGATGTGAGCCAGGCAGCATTGATTGAAGCGGTCAAAGCCAAAATGAAACAATACAAAGCGCGTTTTCCAGATGGTATGTAA
- a CDS encoding VRR-NUC domain-containing protein — protein sequence MKEAAIEKRLKMKVNEHGGLALKLISPGFAGVPDRLVLFNGSKIAFVELKAPSKKLQALQQKRKKQLEALGFKVFKIDSYEAVDRMLEEMIR from the coding sequence ATGAAGGAAGCTGCCATTGAAAAAAGGCTAAAGATGAAAGTGAACGAACATGGTGGGTTGGCTTTGAAGCTTATTTCTCCTGGTTTTGCAGGAGTGCCCGACAGGTTGGTGCTTTTTAATGGTTCGAAAATCGCCTTTGTGGAATTAAAAGCACCGTCCAAAAAGCTGCAGGCCTTACAACAGAAACGGAAAAAGCAGCTAGAAGCCTTAGGTTTTAAAGTTTTTAAGATTGATAGCTATGAGGCGGTCGATCGAATGCTAGAGGAGATGATTCGATGA
- a CDS encoding site-specific DNA-methyltransferase, which yields MEYKKVAIDDLIPASYNPRKKLKPGDSEFEKIKNSISEFGYVDPVIVNGDLTVIGGHQRITVLKALGYTEIDCVIIEIDKTKEKALNIALNKISGEWNNELLADLIADLQSVDYDIGFTGFDPPEIDELFNEMHDKDVKEDDFDVDKELAEPSITQKGDLWLLGRHRLICGDSTDPEIYQVLMNGQKANLIVTDPPYNVNYSSQAGSIKNDNMKDQEFYNFLFQAFTNMAAHVERDASIYVFHADTEGYNFRKAFKDAGFYLSGVCIWAKQSLVLGRSPYQWKHEPILFGWLKGGKHNWYSDRKQSTIWNFDRPSKSGLHPTMKPVSLCAYPIQNSSMSNCIVLDPFGGSGSTLIACEQTNRICHTSELDEKYADVIVKRYIEQVGSDENVLLCRDGESIAFYDVPKPEVELDEELLV from the coding sequence ATGGAATATAAAAAGGTAGCGATCGATGATTTAATTCCTGCCAGTTACAACCCAAGGAAAAAACTGAAGCCTGGAGACAGTGAATTTGAAAAAATAAAAAATAGCATTAGTGAATTTGGTTATGTAGATCCCGTTATCGTCAATGGAGATTTGACGGTAATTGGTGGGCATCAGCGGATTACCGTTTTAAAGGCATTAGGCTATACCGAAATCGATTGTGTAATTATTGAGATAGACAAGACAAAAGAAAAAGCCCTTAATATTGCCTTGAATAAAATAAGCGGTGAATGGAATAACGAACTATTGGCTGACTTGATTGCCGATTTACAGTCGGTAGATTACGATATCGGTTTTACCGGTTTTGATCCGCCGGAAATTGATGAGCTATTTAACGAAATGCATGATAAAGATGTCAAAGAAGATGACTTTGATGTTGATAAGGAGTTGGCAGAGCCTTCGATTACCCAAAAAGGCGATTTGTGGCTACTTGGACGACACCGATTAATATGCGGGGATAGTACGGACCCAGAGATTTATCAAGTTTTAATGAATGGGCAGAAAGCGAATCTTATCGTTACGGACCCGCCCTACAATGTAAATTATTCTTCACAAGCTGGAAGCATTAAAAACGATAACATGAAAGACCAAGAGTTTTATAACTTTTTATTTCAAGCTTTCACCAATATGGCCGCTCATGTTGAAAGGGATGCATCCATCTATGTTTTCCATGCTGACACAGAAGGCTACAACTTCAGAAAAGCATTCAAAGATGCTGGCTTTTATTTATCTGGTGTTTGTATCTGGGCTAAGCAAAGCCTAGTCCTAGGAAGAAGCCCTTACCAGTGGAAGCACGAGCCGATTCTATTTGGTTGGTTAAAAGGTGGAAAGCATAACTGGTATTCTGATCGTAAGCAAAGTACCATTTGGAATTTTGATAGACCTTCAAAGAGCGGGCTCCATCCAACAATGAAACCGGTCAGCCTATGTGCTTACCCTATTCAGAATAGCAGCATGAGCAATTGTATTGTACTGGACCCGTTTGGAGGGAGTGGTTCCACCCTCATTGCATGCGAACAAACGAACCGTATTTGCCACACAAGTGAGCTTGATGAAAAATATGCAGATGTGATTGTGAAAAGATATATTGAACAAGTTGGGAGTGATGAAAACGTGTTGTTATGCCGTGACGGAGAATCGATTGCATTTTACGATGTTCCAAAGCCTGAAGTTGAATTGGACGAAGAATTGCTAGTGTGA
- a CDS encoding DUF1492 domain-containing protein: MNAKEYLSQAFQLDQRINSKLEQVSMLRELALRTTSVLQDDKVQSTKQQSPMENALVNLLSLEEEINDDIDQLVDLKRELTTFIAEIANPSHRILLELRYLGGSTWDEVAAIMGYDVRWVYRLHRKALKEINELLKNNTVGCI, translated from the coding sequence GTGAACGCAAAAGAATATTTATCCCAGGCTTTTCAGCTTGACCAAAGAATAAACAGTAAACTAGAACAGGTTTCGATGTTACGGGAACTTGCCTTAAGAACAACCTCCGTCCTTCAGGATGATAAAGTTCAAAGTACTAAGCAACAATCGCCGATGGAAAATGCCCTTGTTAATTTGTTGAGCCTTGAAGAAGAAATCAACGATGACATTGACCAGTTAGTTGATTTGAAGCGTGAATTGACAACCTTCATAGCAGAAATAGCCAATCCCTCCCATCGCATATTGCTTGAGCTTCGGTATCTAGGCGGGAGTACATGGGATGAAGTCGCTGCTATCATGGGCTATGATGTGCGATGGGTTTATCGATTGCATCGGAAAGCATTGAAGGAAATAAATGAATTATTGAAAAACAATACGGTAGGATGTATATGA
- a CDS encoding DUF2815 family protein, with the protein MIKITVGTKENPVRFSYANVHQPVSVNGSDLKYSVSIIIPKSDKKVIKKIKDAIQKATQENKDKFGGKVPSNLKNPLRNGDTDREDDEAYADSFFINANSKIKPGIVDADLNPIMDQSEFYSGCYGRVSLTFYAYNVNGNKGIAAGLQNIMKTDDGDPLGGRSSAEADFADDSDDDDDILG; encoded by the coding sequence ATGATTAAAATTACAGTTGGAACAAAGGAAAACCCAGTACGGTTCAGTTATGCGAATGTACACCAACCGGTGAGTGTTAATGGGAGCGACCTGAAGTATTCAGTAAGCATTATTATCCCAAAATCGGACAAGAAAGTGATTAAAAAGATCAAAGATGCCATTCAAAAAGCCACTCAGGAAAACAAGGACAAATTCGGCGGTAAGGTACCATCGAACTTGAAGAACCCATTGCGCAATGGTGATACGGATCGTGAAGATGATGAAGCTTATGCAGATTCTTTCTTTATTAATGCCAACAGCAAAATCAAACCAGGCATTGTGGATGCGGACTTAAATCCAATCATGGACCAAAGTGAATTTTATTCAGGCTGTTATGGACGAGTTAGTTTGACTTTCTACGCTTACAACGTAAATGGAAATAAAGGAATCGCTGCAGGACTCCAAAATATAATGAAAACAGATGATGGGGACCCACTTGGCGGACGTAGCAGTGCCGAAGCTGATTTTGCTGACGACAGCGACGATGATGACGATATCTTAGGTTGA
- a CDS encoding type I restriction-modification system subunit M, which translates to MSNAKDITSKLWEMANKLRGTMDASEYKNYILPFMFYRYLSENQDEYLKINDLEEFYEVTDDTEKEDYLEEISKGIGYAIDPAYTWDKIVSKIENHKIKASDFQDMFDSFNTNAKRNAVAEADFANVFSDVNLGDTRLGSSTNERAKALNDIVLMINEFTFKDDSGHDILGDVYEYLIGQFAANAGKKGGEFYTPHEVSQILAKIVTINAEGTGDQFRVYDPTMGSGSLLLTVQKELPNGNEEGSVEFYGQELNTTTYNLARMNLMMHGVNYRNMELRRADTLDADWPFAEKDGTQIPLKFDAVVANPPYSQKWNTKDVDREKDTRFKGFGVAPASKADYAFVLHGLYHLDKAGTMAIVLPHGVLFRGASEGKIRKNIIDNNLLDAVIGLPANLFYGTSIPTCVLVFKGREARKNKDILFIDASNEFEKGKNQNKLSPENINKIIETYRNREDVEKYAHVASLDEIKENDYNLNIPRYVDTFEEEEVIPLSQVAQELTEVQAEIANSYDNLFGLLNELNGTTDEAKEELSKLISLLGK; encoded by the coding sequence ATGAGTAATGCAAAAGATATTACATCAAAGCTATGGGAAATGGCAAATAAACTGCGTGGGACAATGGATGCAAGTGAGTATAAGAACTATATTTTACCATTCATGTTCTATCGCTACTTATCAGAAAATCAAGATGAATACTTGAAAATCAATGATCTGGAAGAGTTCTACGAAGTGACAGATGACACTGAAAAAGAAGATTACCTTGAAGAAATAAGTAAAGGTATCGGATATGCGATTGACCCAGCCTACACCTGGGACAAAATCGTCTCAAAAATTGAAAATCACAAAATCAAAGCTAGTGACTTCCAAGACATGTTTGACTCATTCAATACAAATGCCAAACGTAACGCAGTCGCAGAAGCTGACTTTGCTAACGTATTCTCAGATGTTAATCTTGGGGACACCCGTCTCGGCTCAAGTACAAACGAACGTGCAAAGGCTTTGAATGATATCGTGTTGATGATTAACGAATTCACTTTCAAAGACGATTCAGGACATGACATTTTGGGTGACGTGTACGAGTATTTGATTGGACAGTTTGCTGCCAATGCTGGTAAAAAAGGTGGAGAATTTTATACACCTCATGAAGTTAGTCAAATCCTCGCAAAAATTGTCACGATTAATGCAGAAGGTACTGGCGACCAATTCCGCGTATATGACCCTACAATGGGATCAGGTTCACTTCTTTTGACAGTTCAAAAAGAATTGCCAAATGGTAATGAAGAAGGAAGCGTTGAGTTTTATGGCCAAGAGTTGAATACGACAACTTATAACTTAGCTCGCATGAACTTGATGATGCATGGTGTTAACTATCGCAATATGGAGCTCAGGCGCGCAGACACACTTGATGCTGACTGGCCATTTGCTGAAAAAGATGGCACACAAATTCCTTTGAAGTTCGACGCGGTCGTAGCTAACCCTCCATATTCTCAGAAATGGAATACAAAAGACGTTGATCGTGAAAAAGATACGCGTTTCAAGGGTTTTGGTGTAGCACCTGCATCTAAGGCAGATTATGCCTTTGTTCTTCATGGACTGTACCATTTAGATAAAGCTGGAACAATGGCTATCGTTTTACCACATGGGGTACTTTTCCGCGGTGCGTCTGAAGGTAAAATCCGTAAGAATATCATCGACAATAATCTGTTAGATGCTGTGATTGGATTGCCAGCTAACTTGTTCTATGGTACAAGCATCCCAACATGTGTGCTCGTATTTAAAGGTCGTGAAGCGCGCAAAAATAAAGATATTTTATTTATCGATGCTTCAAATGAGTTTGAAAAAGGAAAGAATCAAAACAAACTCTCTCCTGAAAACATCAACAAAATTATCGAAACTTACCGTAACCGTGAAGATGTTGAGAAATATGCTCATGTGGCATCTTTGGATGAAATCAAAGAAAATGATTACAATTTGAACATTCCACGTTATGTCGACACGTTTGAAGAAGAAGAAGTTATTCCACTTTCACAAGTGGCTCAAGAGTTGACAGAAGTTCAAGCAGAAATCGCGAATTCATATGATAACTTGTTTGGGCTTTTGAACGAGTTGAACGGGACAACCGATGAAGCGAAAGAAGAACTAAGTAAGCTTATCAGCCTTTTAGGAAAATAA
- a CDS encoding restriction endonuclease subunit S, which translates to MSDKITKSPQIRFAGFTDAWEQRKVGEITDSFSGGTPSANNRDYYNGSIPFIRSGEINSNTTELFITEEALNNSSAKLVTEGDILYALYGATSGEVGISQINGAINQAILAIKPKFGDDSYFITQWLKKQKQTIISTYLQGGQGNLSGSIVKNLMIDLPKNKEEQTKIGSFFKLLDDSITLNQRKLELLKETKKSLLQKMFPKDGANVPEIRFAGFTDAWEQRKLGELADIVRGASPRPIQDPKWFDDKSDIGWLRIADGIRSIK; encoded by the coding sequence ATGAGCGATAAAATAACAAAATCACCTCAAATTAGATTCGCAGGATTTACTGATGCTTGGGAACAGCGAAAGGTAGGAGAAATTACAGATAGTTTTTCTGGAGGGACTCCAAGTGCAAATAATAGGGATTACTATAATGGCAGTATTCCTTTTATTCGATCTGGTGAAATTAATTCTAATACAACTGAACTTTTTATAACTGAAGAAGCTTTAAATAATTCGTCTGCTAAGTTAGTTACTGAAGGGGATATTTTGTATGCTTTGTATGGTGCAACCAGTGGAGAAGTTGGAATTTCTCAAATAAATGGTGCTATTAATCAAGCAATTTTAGCCATAAAACCTAAATTTGGTGATGATTCGTATTTTATTACTCAGTGGTTAAAAAAACAAAAACAAACTATTATAAGCACCTACTTACAAGGCGGACAAGGTAATCTATCAGGTAGCATAGTAAAAAATTTAATGATTGATCTACCAAAAAATAAAGAAGAACAAACCAAAATCGGTTCATTCTTTAAACTTCTTGACGACAGCATCACCCTTAATCAGCGTAAGTTGGAACTGCTGAAGGAGACGAAAAAGAGTCTGCTTCAAAAAATGTTTCCGAAAGATGGAGCCAATGTTCCTGAAATTCGATTTGCAGGATTTACTGATGCTTGGGAACAGCGTAAGTTGGGGGAATTGGCTGATATTGTACGTGGTGCAAGCCCTCGACCTATTCAAGATCCGAAATGGTTTGATGATAAATCAGATATTGGATGGTTACGAATTGCAGATGGTATTAGGTCAATAAAGTAG
- a CDS encoding restriction endonuclease subunit S, which produces MSIAATVGKPVVNYVKTGVHDGFLIFQKSKFDREFMFQWLESFRPNWQKYGQPGSQVNLNSDLVKNQEIMLPSADEQVKIGEFFKSFDNLITLHQRELNSLKNLKKSLLQQMFV; this is translated from the coding sequence TTGAGTATTGCTGCAACGGTTGGAAAACCTGTTGTGAACTATGTTAAAACTGGTGTACACGATGGGTTTTTAATTTTTCAAAAATCAAAATTTGACCGTGAGTTCATGTTCCAATGGTTAGAGTCGTTTCGCCCGAATTGGCAAAAATACGGACAGCCCGGTAGTCAAGTCAACTTGAATTCTGATTTAGTAAAAAATCAGGAGATTATGTTACCAAGTGCGGATGAACAAGTGAAAATAGGAGAGTTCTTCAAGAGTTTCGACAACCTTATCACCCTTCATCAGCGTGAGTTAAATTCGCTTAAAAATTTGAAGAAATCACTGCTTCAACAAATGTTTGTATAA